CGTAAAGAAGGAGGATGCCCTTGGATTGATAAGggtttttgagcattttgCGAGAACGAAAAGACCAAAGCCGGATGTCACGGCACCCACAATAGTGAGAGCTGTTCCCACTAGGATACCATCGCTCTTAAAGGCATAAGGGACGGCCAGCATCCCAGCCCCAACAATGGTTTTCACCATGTTGACCgtggagaagaaagctgtAGCACCGGCATCCATTGGTTGCTGAGTTGTGATCTGATATCAAACGAAGATCGAGCTCCCAATAGCTTTTAAAATGGTTGTCAAACCTGGCTAGTTTATCTATATCTGCTGATGTTATTTTGGCGAAATCATTCGTTATCGTTGTATTGTTTTTAAATCCAAAAAGTTCGATATCCATAATGGAAGCCACAGGTGAAAGGCACAAGGTGAAGTGGTTTAACGGTGGAATGGTCCAGAGAATGGAGGACAGGCTCCGCGATATTCTCGAAAGAGACTCGAATAACTTGTTAAGGCTATTAAAGAGCGAGGATGAGGAATTGGAGCTGAAGTTCGGGCTGGATACCGGAGCGTACGACCTTCATCGGATGATAGATGAAGATGCCGGCATGAAGATGCGGGTCGAAGAGATCATCAAAAGGTTTTACATTGATGCGGTACCTGGTATTTCCAATAGGGAGGCACAGCGTGAGAAGGAAGTGACTGGGCAAAAGAACAcggaaaagcttgaagaagacgtaGACGACGTTTACGACGCCGAGGAGCACAGAGGAAAATCAGACGCTATACGTCAAGAGACctgcgaagaagaggtaATACCTCCGGAGAACTTTAGTCACGTAGTGGGCGAGATATACCGGTCGAGTTTTCCACGACCGGAGAACTTTTCGTTTCTGCAGCAGCGCATAAAGCTGAAGTCGATCATGGTGCTGATCCCAGAGGAATACCCACAGGAGAACC
The Lachancea thermotolerans CBS 6340 chromosome G complete sequence genome window above contains:
- the SIW14 gene encoding putative tyrosine protein phosphatase SIW14 (similar to uniprot|P53965 Saccharomyces cerevisiae YNL032W SIW14 Tyrosine phosphatase that plays a role in actin filament organization and endocytosis localized to the cytoplasm); its protein translation is MEATGERHKVKWFNGGMVQRMEDRLRDILERDSNNLLRLLKSEDEELELKFGLDTGAYDLHRMIDEDAGMKMRVEEIIKRFYIDAVPGISNREAQREKEVTGQKNTEKLEEDVDDVYDAEEHRGKSDAIRQETCEEEVIPPENFSHVVGEIYRSSFPRPENFSFLQQRIKLKSIMVLIPEEYPQENLEFMARAGIKLFQFGMSGNKEPFVNIPSDLLTSALEVAINPENHPVLIHCNRGKHRTGCLVGCIRRLQNWSLTMIFDEYRRFAFPKARALDQQFIEMYDEDKIKRIAQEKQWLPIQW